A DNA window from Trichosurus vulpecula isolate mTriVul1 chromosome 2, mTriVul1.pri, whole genome shotgun sequence contains the following coding sequences:
- the LOC118838827 gene encoding calcium-regulated heat-stable protein 1-like — translation MSVEPPQPLKPPSHPASLHLPDGPWERDHSPSPMREYLIPSPLPTQRTRTFSVTVEASKGPIYKGVCKCFCLSKGHGFITPADGSPDIFLHISVVEEEYVPMEEDYTYKMYSIPPKNEKHQVVEVFITNLELGTKHETCLGHIISS, via the coding sequence CCCCCAGCCATCCAGCCTCTCTCCATCTACCTGATGGTCCCTGGGAAAGGGACCATTCACCATCTCCCATGAGAGAGTACCTCATCCCTAGCCCCTTGCCAACCCAGAGAACCAGGACCTTTTCAGTGACTGTGGAAGCATCCAAGGGACCCATCTACAAGGGGGTCTGTAAATGCTTTTGCCTCTCCAAGGGGCATGGCTTCATTACACCAGCTGATGGTAGCCCAgacatcttccttcatatctcTGTTGTTGAAGAAGAATATGTGCCTATGGAAGAAGATTACACCTACAAGATGTATTCAATTCCACCAAAGAATGAGAAGCACCAGGTTGTGGAAGTTTTTATCACTAATCTGGAACTGGGAACCAAACATGAGACCTGTTTGGGACATATCATCAGTTCCTAG